GCACCAATAAAAAGAGATTTTCATGCCCTTCTGGAGCACAAGAAGGGTCGGTTTTAGAGGCCAAACAAGCATAGAATAAAGGCTTGCTGGGCCATTTTGGGGTTTTGTAAATTTCTTGAGCGTGTAGCTTAAAGTCCTCATCAAAAAAGAGGTTGTGGTGCAGTAGGTTGTCTAGCGGCTTGTTTACCCCCAAATAAAAGAGCAGAGAAGATGGCGCCATCACTCGCTTATCCCAATAGCGCTCATTGTAGTTACGATATTCAGGCGCAAGTAGTTTTTGGTCCACATGATGGTAGTCAGCTCCCGCTACAATGATATCGGCCTCAAAACGCCCATTTTTGGTAATGGCTGCCTTGGCTTGCTTGCCCGAAACCTCAATACTTAAGACTTCTTCATTGAGCAATATTTCTACCCCCAATTCTTCGGCTAAACTAACCATTGCCGCCACAATTTGGTACATGCCGCCCATGGGAAACCAGGTCCCCAAAGCCAAATCTGCATAGTTCATCAAGCTGTACATGGCCGGCGTTTCTTCTGGAGTAGCCCCCAAAAATAAAACGGGAAATTTCAATAACTCCCGCAAATGCGGATGCTTAAATAGCTTTTCTACATGAGTGGCAATAGAAGAAAACATCTGCAGCTTAAATAGTGCCCGAACCACCCGTAAATCTGCAAATTCCAAAATGGATAAAGAAGGCTTTTGCACAAACTCGCCCATGCCCACCTTATATTTGTATTCGGCCTCATCCAAAAATTGTTGCAATTTGGCCGAACTCCCGGGCTCATAACTCTCAAACAACTCTTTTAAGGCCTGCATATCGGCCGGAACCGCCAGCTCTTCTCCCTCCCCAAATACAATTTTATAGGCCGGGTCTAAGCGCTTGAGCTCATAATAATCCGACACCTTTTTGCCAAATTGCTCAAAAAATTGCTCAAAAACCTCTGGCATCCAATACCAACTCGGTCCCATATCAAAATGATATCCCTGCACCTCCATTTTGCGAGCACGCCCGCCAGCACAATCATTTTTTTCTAATAACTGAACGCTGTATCCAGCTTTGGCCAAATGACAGGCCGCAGAAAGGCCCGCAAATCCAGACCCAATAACAATGACTTTTTTCGACATATTGTGGTTGTTCTCCAGTAAAGCAAAAAGGCTTTTTAGCCAAGAGACAAGTTAAACGATTATTGGCTCTTTAACTTATCCCTAAAGGTTTTGTTTAAAAAAGCGCTAAATTTTTTATCTAAAGTCTCCACATTTATAGTGTAAACATACTATTTTAAGGCTGTTGAAATAATTTTTACTGCTTTTATATTTTGGGGCTGCCCCGCCCTTCGGGCGGGTCGGGCTATGCCGCAGCTCGCTGTTCGCTCGGCCCTGCAGGCTTTTTCGCTTCGCTTCAAAAGCCTTGGGTCTGCCCCTTCGGGCCACTGCTATCTATCCCTCAGCCAGTCGCTACGCTCCTCTGCGGCGGCTGCGCCGCCTGCTATGGCCCAAAAGAGAAGCCGCAGCCAAACACCAAAAAAGGGCCTTTTCCTCATCTAATGACTAACTTTGGCCCCCGCTGCTAAAAACAAAAAAAGAAGAGAGGACCAATTTTTTTTAAAAAATACTTATACTTGCAAGCAGGATTAAAGGGCCCTAGCCCGCCTGACATAAAATTTTATTTTGCGCTACTTTATTAGATTTAAAATAATAGCCCGATGAAGATCGTACTCAATATCGTATTTATTTTGGCTGCTCTAGCCTCTGCCTATTACCTCATGGAAAGCATCCGCCGACCTGTAGATTTTAGAGATACTTGGGCGGAGCGCAAAACTGCCGTCCAAGAAAAACTAGAAGAAATTGCAGAGCTCCAAAAGATGTATACTAGCATTAAAGGAGATACCCTTTTTGCCGCCTCTTTTGAAGAACTAGAAACTTCTTTCCTCAAGGATAGCTTCTTTATCCTTAAAATTGAAGGTGACCCCTTTGATACGACAATCACGCCCGATACTACGGAGCTGATGTATCCCGCCCGCGATTCTGTCCTCTCTTTTATTGCCGCAGCTGGCAAATTAGATCAGGCCAAACTTAAGGAGTTGCAAGGCCCCGCTTTAGAGATTATGGAAAACTGGCAGGATACGAGCCAAGATGTTCGCCAAGATCCCGCCGTTGCCGCTTATCTAGATTTTGCAGAGGCTTCTATTAAAGATTATTTCAAGAAAATTCGTAGCGTTCCTTTCTCTGATAATAAGGAGTTTGTTGTCGCTGCTGGCGAAGTCGCTATGGAAGGTCGCCGTGCTTTTGGCCGCCGCCTCCCCACCTTTGAAGTGAAAACCACGGTAGGCGATTATATGAAAGAGTATTCTGTAAAGGAATACGGTATGTATGACCCTAGCTTTGATCATAAAGCAGAGGTGAAAGTGGGAGATCTCACTAAGCCTTCTACTACTGGTAACTGGTAAGCTATGGACCGCTATACAAGCGCTAAGTTTTCGCTAGACGAAAGCAAAAATTATAACCTATCCCTCCTGCTTGGAGCGGATAGGTTGTCTTATTTGGTGCATGCCCAAAAAGAGGTCTTGGCCCTAGGCGGCCTCGATTTTGTTCAGGTAGAAGAAGAGTATAGTTTGGTCGATGGGCTAAATCAGGCTTATGACCAAAGAGAAATTCTGCGGGCGCCTTATCAAAAGGTCCAGATTTATTTGCGGAGCAATAGAGTGATTTCGCTGCCCTTACCGCTTTATCAGGCAGAACAACAATACAGCTATTTTGAGGCCCTGCTCCCGATTGATGAGGGCGATTATCTGTTGGAGGCCCAACTGCCTTCGCTTGATTTGGTCTTTTTGCAGTCGGTCCGCTTAGGCCTAAAAGATCAGTTGCAGGACCTTTTCCCGCAGGCCGAAATTTATTCTGCCC
This genomic interval from Saprospira grandis contains the following:
- a CDS encoding phytoene desaturase family protein → MSKKVIVIGSGFAGLSAACHLAKAGYSVQLLEKNDCAGGRARKMEVQGYHFDMGPSWYWMPEVFEQFFEQFGKKVSDYYELKRLDPAYKIVFGEGEELAVPADMQALKELFESYEPGSSAKLQQFLDEAEYKYKVGMGEFVQKPSLSILEFADLRVVRALFKLQMFSSIATHVEKLFKHPHLRELLKFPVLFLGATPEETPAMYSLMNYADLALGTWFPMGGMYQIVAAMVSLAEELGVEILLNEEVLSIEVSGKQAKAAITKNGRFEADIIVAGADYHHVDQKLLAPEYRNYNERYWDKRVMAPSSLLFYLGVNKPLDNLLHHNLFFDEDFKLHAQEIYKTPKWPSKPLFYACLASKTDPSCAPEGHENLFLLVPVAPELEDTEATREHYYNLVMDRLEALTGQEIRSAVDYKLSYAHKDFKKDYYAYKGNAYGLANTLSQTAFLKPRLKNKKLNNFYYAGQLTTPGPGVPPSLISGEVVAREIIKSKG
- a CDS encoding DUF3822 family protein; translation: MDRYTSAKFSLDESKNYNLSLLLGADRLSYLVHAQKEVLALGGLDFVQVEEEYSLVDGLNQAYDQREILRAPYQKVQIYLRSNRVISLPLPLYQAEQQYSYFEALLPIDEGDYLLEAQLPSLDLVFLQSVRLGLKDQLQDLFPQAEIYSALPSLLQISQELIPKLPENNYRLLAYFSPRSIQLMAWHKDKLLLHQLRPFRNAEDCLYYLLWMYKELGLSPKKIPLHFGGELTVDSAIHQLLYTYIVALKPLPRPQDFAQSDCLAELEPQRAVQLLATIL